In Apium graveolens cultivar Ventura chromosome 10, ASM990537v1, whole genome shotgun sequence, the following are encoded in one genomic region:
- the LOC141691371 gene encoding uncharacterized protein LOC141691371 — translation MLERGQLKDEIETLIRQGKLTEWVVKEVRKYRVDYHTVPPPPPEDKEMIPRSGSIHIILGGSHIGEDSQKAMDRYAREAKDKPLTNVNHLSQRPLELFEKETDDIVFRDNDAKWVHYPHTDALVITMKIGTMNVHRAIVDIRSSANVLTYDAYKKLGFLDRELTSTGGHLYGFTGNSIGVKRTIRLPVTLGEEPYMATQIVMFTIVDQPCAYNVIVGRPLMRAMRMVTSIHHMTVKFPTPTGIGFLKSCQYESRVCYNQALRAAELENASRETVKPGEGDVLMEEAEGRKRVEPHPGALLMEASQPIMLVQEGIVEEASHEEESPK, via the exons ATGTTGGAAAGGGG gcaattgaaagatgaaattgagacACTGATAAGGCAAGGGAAGCTTACTGAGTGGGTTGTCAAGGAGGTTCGGAAGTACAGGGTTGATTATCATACGGTCCCTCCTCCACCCCCAGAGGACAAGGAAATGATACCTCGGTCCGGAAGcattcatattattctaggcgggtctcaTATTGGCGAAGACAGCCAGAAGGCGATGGACAGATATGCACGGGAAGCAAAGGACAAGCCCCTCACCAACGTCAACCATCTGAGTCAAAGGCCCCTGGAGCTCTTTGAAAAGGAGACTGATGACATCGTGTTTAGGGATAATGATGCCAAATGGGTGCATTACCCTCATACTGATGCCCTGGTCATAACAATGAAGATTGGAACGATGAATGTTCATCGAGCAATAGTGGATATCAGGAGCTCGGCTAATGTTTTGACTTATGATGCCTATAAGAAACTAGGATTTCTGGATAGAGAATTAACCTCGACAGGTGGACACCTGTACGGGTTCACGGGAAACTCAATCGGAGTAAAAAGGACAATTCGGCTCCCGGTAACCTTAGGAGAAGAGCCTTATATGGCCACCCAGATCGTTATGTTTACAATTGTGGATCAGCCTTGTGCCTACAATGTTATAGTGGGCAGGCCCCTtatgagggcaatgaggatggtTACCTCGATCCATCACATGACAGTAAAATTCCCAACCCCAACGGGGATAGGCTTCTTGAAGAGCTGTCAATACGAATCGAGAGTCTGCTACAACCAGGCGCTCAGGGCAGCCGAGTTGGAAAATGCATCGAGGGAGACGGTCAAGCCAGGTGAAGGTGATGTCCTCATGGAAGAGGCAGAGGGCAGGAAGAGA GTGGAACCACACCCAGGGGCCTTGCTGATGGAGGCCTCTCAGCCCATCATGTTGGTACAAGAGGGGATTGTGGAAGAGGCAAGTCATGAAGAAGAGAGCCCAAAATAA